Proteins encoded in a region of the Tachyglossus aculeatus isolate mTacAcu1 chromosome 11, mTacAcu1.pri, whole genome shotgun sequence genome:
- the ADGRG3 gene encoding adhesion G protein-coupled receptor G3 yields MMTVLLFLLQLASSTPTTSPEENLGSSPSSCSSISQLRDTPEIKVETCFSSCQGKTEKCEVGEIQRYWIKFENQTQEKIVNATMVKALFQTINITNTQDLYFSLIPHQVPGLILGAVEESPDRVRIPRTLLETLRANTDRVQVAISVFDIGRGNLFKGQASASGDGTMVLDNRMVGIRVGRQPITDLTEPVEITFSHRKQPQNLSRRCVFWNPSQGKTGNWDSRGCSSKLRDLETVCFCDHLTFFALLLEPTLDIATVWALTRISQAGCSTSIIFLTLTILLYFTLRFTRKKFKQEDPPKIHTSLSSSLCLLNVTFLIALGTGAPRSDRWCWALGGISHYFLLSSFTWMGIEAFHLYLLVIKIFKTYFRHYFLKLCLVGWGIPAFVVFITGVTGSYGRFLIKNQKNQTTLELCWIKISPAWYITTHGYFSVIFSFNLVILCLVSWKIFSLQSSTAGKERSQAWKGVLTVLGLSCLVGSTWALVFLTPLGPVTAYIFTLFNSLQGIFIFCWFTALYFLGKKAETSSSATAKGDKVTSMSRD; encoded by the exons ATGATGAcggtcctccttttcctcctgcagCTGG CCTCATCAACCCCGACAACATCTCCTGAAGAAAATTTGGGGTCATCACCTTCCTCTTGCAGCTCTATTTCCCAGCTCAGAGACACCCCCGAGATCAAGGTTGAGACCTGTTTCTCCAGCTGTCAAGGGAAAACTGAGAAATGTGAGGTGGGGGAAATCCAGAG GTACTGGATCAAATTTGAGAATCAAACTCAAGAAAAGATTGTGAATGCAACCATGGTGAAGGCTCTCTTCCAGACAATCAACATCACCAACACTCAGGACCTGTATTTTTCACTGATACCCCATCAG GTGCCTGGGCTGATCCTCGGGGCCGTGGAAGAGAGTCCTGACAGGGTCAGGATCCCCAGGACGCTGCTTGAAACCCTGAGGGCCAACACGGATCGAGTCCAAGTGGCCATCTCGGTGTTTGACATTGGGCGGGGCAATCTGTTCAAG GGCCAGGCCTCTGCCAGTGGAGATGGCACCATGGTGCTGGATAACCGGATGGTGGGCATCAGGGTGGGCAGGCAGCCCATCACGGACCTGACGGAGCCAGTAGAAATCACTTTCTCCCACAGAAAGCAGCCCCAG AATTTGAGCCGCCGCTGCGTCTTCTGGAACCCCTCTCAAG GAAAGACTGGAAACTGGGACTCTCGTGGGTGTTCTTCCAAGCTCAGAGATCTAGAAACCGTTTGCTTCTGTGATCACTTGACCTTCTTCGCCCTCTTGCTG GAGCCAACGCTGGACATTGCCACGGTGTGGGCGCTGACCCGCATCTCCCAAGCTGGTTGTAGCACCTCCATTATCTTCTTGACTCTCACCATCCTGCTGTACTTTACGCTGAG GTTTACCCGGAAGAAATTCAAGCAAGAAGATCCCCCAAAGATCCACACGAGCCTCAGCAGTAGCCTCTGCCTCCTGAACGTGACTTTTCTCATCGCCCTCGGGACAGGTGCCCCTCGGTCAGACAGGTGGTGCTGGGCACTGGGAGGCATCTCCCATTACTTCCTGCTCTCTTCTTTCACCTGGATGGGCATTGAGGCCTTTCACCTTTACCTGCTGGTCATCAAGATCTTCAAAACTTACTTCAGGCACTACTTCCTAAAGCTGTGCCtggtgggctggg gcatTCCGGCCTTCGTTGTCTTCATCACCGGGGTCACTGGGAGCTACGGGCGCTTCCTTATCAAGAATCAGAAAAACCAGACCACTCTAGAACT ATGCTGGATAAAAATAAGCCCTGCCTGGTATATCACTACCCATGGCTACTTCTCCGTCATCTTCTCCTTCAACTTGGTGATCCTCTGCCTAGTGTCCTGGAAGATCTTCAGCCTTCAGAGTTCTACAGCTGGCAAGGAGCGGAGCCAGGCCTGGAAGGGGGTTCTGACGGTGCTGGGCCTCTCCTGCCTCGTGGGGAGTACTTGGGCGCTGGTCTTCCTCACTCCTCTTGGCCCTGTCACTGCTTACATCTTTACCCTGTTCAACTCCCTCCAAG GCATCTTCATCTTCTGCTGGTTCACCGCCCTGTACTTTCTGGGTAAAAAGGCTGAGACATCTTCTTCTGCTACGGCCAAGGGGGACAAAGTCACCTCCATGTCACGTGACTAG